DNA sequence from the Penaeus monodon isolate SGIC_2016 chromosome 28, NSTDA_Pmon_1, whole genome shotgun sequence genome:
CCAAATTCTCAAACTCTAGCTGTGTGGTTGAGACTACAGTGTCTTGtacttctctcttatcttctttacTATAATTTTTGCTGGAATTCTTGGTTTCTACTTGATCACTTTGTTGTGGCTCATGATTTTCCAGCTTTTCATTAGTGCTTCTTTGAACATCATCACCACTGGTTTCAAGACAACCATCCTGACAGCTTAATTCAATTTCTTGGCATGTTTTTGATGAGCCATATCCCAGGACAACAACAGTTTGCTTCCAGTGTGTTGGGGGGCTCATAGGTGAAGTTGAGAGTGTGATTAGTGTTCCctgttcttccccttcctcactgTAACAGTATTCCTCAAAGTCACATTCAAACCACAGACAGAGACCTTGGTAAGATCCAGACTTTGTGATGCCAACAAAGGTAGTTTCAGAAAACATCTTTACCTCTTCTTCTGTTACCCATCTCAGGTTGAACTTCTTAATACATGTTGGTTCAGCTAACAGGTCAGATTCAGGAATAAGACAGACTTCAGGTTTTATCATTTTGGATCTGAGAGCAAACTGTTTGACAGCAGACATGTTGAATCCATAGACATTATCCCAATAATTTATTTGTTCTTTATAAAGAGATTGTAATGAACATGGACATGCAAATATTCTTGCTTCTGAAGGAAATACTATGCCTTCATCTGAAAGGAACATATCTCGGGCCTTTATAACTGAATTAAGCATGGATTCGTGTAACAAGTAAAATCCCATCCATTCAGACACAATTATATCAACTTTCTCATCTTCTGGAAGAAATATATCTTCCACTCTTGAATGAAACACTTGAATAACATCACCAAATCCATTATCCTCTGCAACTTTTTGAATAACTTCTGCCATGCCACTGGCTTCTACAGCATACACTTTTTTTGCTCCAGCAGATGccataaacaaagacaaaatcccTGAAATGAAAAATTACATTAGTTCTTCCCTAAACTGTTTTAAATAACATGCTTGTCTCATGTCGACTTTTGCTTCTGTCTCTACCTTTTTTACTCCTTTACAAATTCTTACCTTACATTTACTAGTTTTGACATAAATACAgcattcaaatatattttaaaagaaaataatacttgCCTGTCCCTGCTCCAACATCCATAGCAATCTTATCTTTGAATAAATGTTTGTTTCTGGTGATTGCATCAAAGTAGGCTGTTGTACGTGGCTTGTCGCTAACCATAAGTCTATGAATctgaagaaaatatttaaaaattatgcaaTGCACTGCTCAAAATAACTCATACTTTTAACTGTCCATTCAATTACAACATAGTTTCAATTATACTTTTGCAATCTGTTCCTTTTCAGTAAAATCTTGGTGTCAGATACATGAACTGTGNNNNNNNNNNNNNNNNNNNNNNNNNNNNNNNNNNNNNNNNNNNNNNNNNNNNNNNNNNNNNNNNNNNNNNNNNNNNNNNNNNNNNNNNNNNNNNNNNNNNNNNNNNNCNNNNNNNNNNNNNNNNNNNNNNNNNNNNNNNNNNNNNNNNNNNNNNNNTGGAATATTANNNNNNNNNNNNNNNNNNNNNNNNNNNNNNNNNNNNNNNNNNNNNNNNNNNNNNNNNNNNNNNNNNNNNNNNNNNNNNNNNNNNNNNNNNNNNNNNNNNNNNNNNNNNNNNNNNNNNNNNNNNNNNNNNNNNNNNNNNTATAAACTTCCATTTTTTATGATACTTATCAgtatcataaaaaatacaatgacaCCAAAACATTTAGGACTATTAATCAATTATCTTACTCCATACTCTAAAAACACTAAATTCTTACCTCCACATCTTCATAACTCTTAAAATATTCTTGTGAGTCTTCAGTGAGAGGTAGGGGGTCAATTGTCCCCATACTTGTTTCACTGAGGTCTGAGGCTTTGCTTGTATCTGCTACATCACCGTCCTGCATGGCTGGACTAGTTCCCTGTCAATTGTAAATGTGAGACCAGTTCTCTATAAACTTCTAACTCATCAAATCCATTTATATTAACAAGACAAATTCTGTTAAACTCCTTATGAAATAACTAAACCACATTCATTTGAAGAATATTCTACCTATATTGCATGTCATGTACTGATTTCAGCAAATAATTTCTTCTCAAAGCTTTGACACATTTTATACCATTCAAAGAGAGGGAAAAGTTCAAGGAATCAGTGGTTTGTTGTGATCAGCCAATTGTAcacagattacaaaaaaaaaacattttcaaaagctGGCAGTTCTAAGTAAATGATATGATTTTACACAAGTGCAGAGCCAAGCCTACATCAAATACACTAATGAAGGTGGTTTATGGCATGGGACCTAGATTGCAGCTGAAGATCTGCTATCCCAGTAATGTATTTTTACAACAATACACTTGACTTTTCAAAGTATacaattataaaacaaata
Encoded proteins:
- the LOC119591354 gene encoding protein arginine N-methyltransferase 1-like isoform X1 yields the protein MQDGDVADTSKASDLSETSMGTIDPLPLTEDSQEYFKSYEDVEIHRLMVSDKPRTTAYFDAITRNKHLFKDKIAMDVGAGTGILSLFMASAGAKKVYAVEASGMAEVIQKVAEDNGFGDVIQVFHSRVEDIFLPEDEKVDIIVSEWMGFYLLHESMLNSVIKARDMFLSDEGIVFPSEARIFACPCSLQSLYKEQINYWDNVYGFNMSAVKQFALRSKMIKPEVCLIPESDLLAEPTCIKKFNLRWVTEEEVKMFSETTFVGITKSGSYQGLCLWFECDFEEYCYSEEGEEQGTLITLSTSPMSPPTHWKQTVVVLGYGSSKTCQEIELSCQDGCLETSGDDVQRSTNEKLENHEPQQSDQVETKNSSKNYSKEDKREVQDTVVSTTQLEFENLVEKDEVVGWKIVFAQSDDNVRHYTMTVEMLDPEIEEHPVPCLCPMPRCVIIAKMIENDEMGDEDNNVIDCT
- the LOC119591354 gene encoding protein arginine N-methyltransferase 2-like isoform X2, with product MASAGAKKVYAVEASGMAEVIQKVAEDNGFGDVIQVFHSRVEDIFLPEDEKVDIIVSEWMGFYLLHESMLNSVIKARDMFLSDEGIVFPSEARIFACPCSLQSLYKEQINYWDNVYGFNMSAVKQFALRSKMIKPEVCLIPESDLLAEPTCIKKFNLRWVTEEEVKMFSETTFVGITKSGSYQGLCLWFECDFEEYCYSEEGEEQGTLITLSTSPMSPPTHWKQTVVVLGYGSSKTCQEIELSCQDGCLETSGDDVQRSTNEKLENHEPQQSDQVETKNSSKNYSKEDKREVQDTVVSTTQLEFENLVEKDEVVGWKIVFAQSDDNVRHYTMTVEMLDPEIEEHPVPCLCPMPRCVIIAKMIENDEMGDEDNNVIDCT